A single window of Paenibacillus sp. SYP-B4298 DNA harbors:
- a CDS encoding alpha/beta fold hydrolase, with the protein MEERSIYKRDGKRLITQHYDNYVKSFDFDVEQIYVDTSYGKTHLLVAGPPEGKPVFIFQGGNCINPMTLSWFLPLIDTYRVYAPDTIGHPGYSDESRISAKDHSFAQWIKELMDYFHIESSAFVGPSYGAGIILRLATFIPDKIDCSVLVSPAGISLGSKLRMMKEILLPLILFNTTSSQKYLNKITDTMSDRSMKEMDKKIIGDVFKYIRLEQEMPKLTTKEELSQFSSPTLIIAGTKDIFFPETRLNKVAHEIVPNLIAFKTYDMGHFPSGENLKKINNDIIEFLKVYY; encoded by the coding sequence TTGGAGGAAAGAAGCATTTATAAACGTGACGGGAAAAGGCTTATTACTCAACATTACGACAATTACGTTAAATCGTTTGATTTTGATGTCGAGCAGATATATGTGGACACAAGTTATGGTAAGACACATCTTCTTGTGGCAGGACCACCTGAAGGAAAGCCTGTTTTTATATTTCAGGGTGGAAATTGTATAAACCCAATGACTTTATCTTGGTTTTTACCACTGATAGATACATACAGAGTTTATGCACCAGATACAATTGGTCATCCAGGTTACAGTGATGAAAGCAGAATTTCGGCGAAGGATCATAGTTTTGCCCAGTGGATCAAGGAACTAATGGATTATTTTCATATAGAAAGCAGCGCATTTGTTGGTCCGTCCTACGGCGCAGGTATTATTTTGAGATTAGCCACCTTTATTCCAGATAAAATTGACTGTTCTGTATTGGTATCACCAGCAGGAATAAGTTTAGGCTCCAAGCTTAGAATGATGAAAGAGATTTTACTTCCTTTAATTTTATTTAATACGACTTCTTCACAAAAATACCTCAATAAAATTACGGATACGATGTCAGATCGCAGTATGAAAGAAATGGATAAAAAAATTATTGGAGATGTGTTTAAATATATTAGGCTTGAACAAGAAATGCCCAAATTAACTACGAAAGAAGAATTATCACAATTTAGCTCGCCCACTTTAATCATAGCAGGTACAAAAGACATCTTCTTTCCTGAAACTAGATTAAATAAAGTTGCTCACGAAATTGTTCCAAATTTAATTGCATTTAAGACCTATGATATGGGACATTTCCCATCAGGGGAAAATCTCAAAAAAATCAACAATGATATTATAGAGTTTTTAAAGGTCTATTACTAA
- a CDS encoding class I SAM-dependent methyltransferase translates to MYIADQWKDYEIIDTGDGDKLERWGDVVLRRPDPQIIWPVDTKVKDWQKADAHYHRSSSGGGNWQFNKALPESWTIQYGELRFQIRPTNFKHTGLFPEQAVNWSWMMDKIRQAGRPIRVLNLFAYTGGATVAAAAAGAEVCHVDAAKGMVQWAKENIKLSGLEDRPVRFITDDVFKFVQREQRRGKQYDAIIMDPPSYGRGPGGEMWKLEQSLYPFLASCQSILSDNPLFMLINSYTTGLSPTVLHNMLHLTIGQRHKGKISSGEIGLPITRSGLHLPCGILGRWESM, encoded by the coding sequence ATGTATATTGCAGATCAATGGAAAGACTACGAGATAATTGATACCGGGGATGGGGACAAGCTGGAGCGCTGGGGAGATGTAGTGCTTCGCCGTCCCGATCCGCAGATCATCTGGCCGGTGGACACGAAGGTCAAGGACTGGCAGAAGGCAGACGCCCATTACCACCGCAGCTCGTCAGGCGGTGGCAACTGGCAGTTCAACAAAGCCTTGCCCGAGAGCTGGACGATCCAGTATGGCGAGCTTCGCTTCCAGATTCGTCCGACCAACTTCAAGCACACCGGTCTGTTCCCTGAGCAGGCCGTGAACTGGAGCTGGATGATGGACAAGATCAGACAAGCCGGCAGACCGATACGGGTGCTCAATCTGTTCGCCTATACCGGTGGCGCAACGGTTGCGGCGGCGGCGGCGGGAGCAGAGGTATGCCATGTCGATGCGGCCAAGGGCATGGTGCAGTGGGCCAAGGAGAACATCAAGCTTTCGGGGCTTGAGGATCGTCCTGTCCGCTTTATTACAGATGATGTGTTCAAGTTTGTCCAGCGCGAGCAGCGCCGCGGCAAGCAATACGACGCTATCATTATGGACCCGCCGTCCTACGGACGCGGCCCAGGCGGCGAGATGTGGAAGCTGGAGCAGAGCTTGTATCCATTTTTGGCATCCTGCCAATCGATTCTTTCCGATAACCCGCTGTTTATGCTGATCAATTCCTATACAACAGGCTTGTCGCCTACCGTGCTGCATAACATGCTCCATCTTACAATTGGGCAGCGACACAAGGGCAAGATCAGCAGCGGCGAGATCGGGCTCCCGATTACCCGTTCCGGCCTGCATCTGCCATGCGGCATTCTGGGACGCTGGGAGTCTATGTAA
- a CDS encoding response regulator transcription factor, protein MKQTHILVVDDEPEITELIRMYLLREGFAVQTTDNGVDALLLEQELKPDLVILDILLKQMNGIEVCRQLRQHSNVPILFISCKSDDNDIIHGLTVGGDDYITKPFSPSQLVARVKAHLRRVELQRHHLSDGTEGAHLLQYDNLVINLDAHTVHIDGNPVSLSVKEYELLTHMAQRPNKACQIDNLYKWIWGEDSHGDTRTLMVHISNLRKKIEPDPSNPTYVVTVRGIGYKFVTKEGN, encoded by the coding sequence ATGAAACAGACGCATATTTTAGTCGTGGATGACGAGCCTGAGATAACCGAGTTGATCCGTATGTACCTGCTTCGTGAGGGCTTTGCCGTGCAGACGACAGATAACGGTGTCGATGCCCTCTTGCTGGAGCAGGAGCTCAAGCCCGATCTCGTCATCCTCGATATTCTGCTAAAGCAGATGAACGGGATCGAAGTGTGCAGGCAGCTTCGCCAGCACTCCAATGTCCCGATTCTATTCATTAGCTGCAAGAGCGATGATAACGACATTATACACGGTTTGACTGTTGGTGGCGATGATTACATTACGAAGCCGTTCAGTCCAAGCCAGCTTGTCGCGCGTGTAAAAGCTCATCTGAGGCGGGTCGAGCTGCAACGCCATCACCTCTCGGACGGCACTGAGGGGGCACATCTGCTCCAATATGACAATCTAGTCATTAATCTGGACGCGCACACTGTACATATAGATGGCAATCCGGTATCCTTATCGGTTAAGGAGTATGAACTGCTCACCCATATGGCGCAACGACCCAACAAGGCCTGCCAGATCGATAACTTGTACAAGTGGATCTGGGGTGAGGACAGCCATGGAGATACGCGAACGCTGATGGTTCATATCAGCAATCTCAGAAAGAAAATCGAGCCTGATCCGTCGAACCCGACCTATGTGGTGACCGTCCGCGGCATCGGCTACAAATTTGTTACCAAGGAAGGAAACTGA
- a CDS encoding MarR family winged helix-turn-helix transcriptional regulator, whose translation MHAAEFAKLWMRFSREWKHHLEDALAPTLTEGQLNVLELLLEHEPMKPSDLLKYLETTPAAITTLLDRMERGGLITRSRDESDRRIVWINVTTLGIEEAVRGTDLRETFIQEALDRLSGHNQQLLVYLLGKVTNSAKVFPAASKMNSVS comes from the coding sequence ATGCATGCTGCTGAATTTGCTAAGCTTTGGATGAGATTTTCGAGAGAGTGGAAGCATCATCTGGAGGATGCCCTTGCGCCAACGCTGACAGAGGGGCAATTGAACGTGTTGGAGCTGCTGCTGGAGCACGAGCCGATGAAGCCATCGGATTTATTGAAATATTTGGAGACGACGCCTGCAGCAATTACAACCCTGCTCGACCGTATGGAAAGAGGCGGCCTGATTACCCGCTCAAGGGATGAATCAGACCGCCGCATCGTGTGGATTAATGTCACTACGCTGGGTATCGAGGAAGCCGTGCGCGGCACGGACCTGCGCGAGACATTCATCCAGGAGGCGCTGGATCGGCTCTCCGGTCATAACCAGCAGTTGCTGGTCTATCTGCTGGGCAAGGTGACGAATTCAGCCAAAGTCTTCCCTGCGGCCAGCAAGATGAATTCCGTCAGTTAA
- a CDS encoding ArsR/SmtB family transcription factor: protein MDKTMNEACEDSCLGTTELNLAELRDRLISTTTATQVSDWFKALGDPTRVRIIHALLQSEMCVHDLTQVLEMGQSAVSHQLRLLRNVRMVKRRKVGKTVYYSLDDNHVEEIFGQTLQHLRHE, encoded by the coding sequence TTGGATAAAACAATGAATGAAGCTTGCGAGGATAGCTGCCTGGGTACAACAGAGCTGAATCTGGCGGAGCTTCGCGACCGACTCATCTCGACGACGACAGCCACCCAGGTGTCGGATTGGTTCAAGGCGCTTGGAGATCCGACCCGTGTACGAATTATTCATGCGTTGCTGCAAAGTGAGATGTGCGTTCATGACTTGACACAAGTGCTGGAGATGGGGCAATCGGCTGTGTCTCATCAGTTGCGTCTGTTACGCAATGTGAGGATGGTGAAGCGACGCAAAGTGGGCAAGACGGTCTATTATTCACTGGATGACAACCATGTTGAGGAGATTTTCGGTCAGACCCTCCAGCATTTGCGACACGAGTAG
- a CDS encoding helix-turn-helix domain-containing protein has translation MGDRLRELRLKKNISQEEVARRVGITRSAYSHYEINNRQPVYETLIKLANFYEVSLDYVIGGDESKPDYPLFSDTREIFRLLNSMDYEKRKRSIDEMIKVLQQAE, from the coding sequence ATGGGAGATCGCTTAAGGGAACTGCGCCTGAAGAAAAACATCTCGCAAGAAGAAGTGGCCCGACGGGTCGGAATCACCCGCTCGGCTTACAGCCACTACGAAATCAACAATCGACAGCCAGTATACGAAACACTCATCAAGCTCGCCAACTTTTATGAAGTATCACTCGACTATGTCATAGGCGGAGATGAGAGTAAGCCCGATTACCCGCTGTTTTCTGACACTCGGGAAATATTCCGCCTACTTAACAGCATGGATTACGAGAAACGTAAGCGTTCCATTGACGAAATGATTAAAGTATTGCAGCAAGCCGAATAA
- a CDS encoding RluA family pseudouridine synthase, translated as MSAHNIAGMPDIPVLYEDNHLLVVIKPPGIPSQEDESGDPDMLTLLKQDLKQRYNKPGNVFLGLVHRLDRPVGGVMLFAKTSKAASRLSESVRSRSFDKTYAAVVHGRPPQASARLKHYVLKDSRTNTVACTLSSVPGSKEALLDYDTIAATERLSLVAVKLHTGRPHQIRVQMAAIGCPLVGDQKYGSSRGAGGQAYSRIALWSTSIRVDHPVTKESLLFRSAPAQTEPWNAWPADTLELAVSRMLGQGSL; from the coding sequence ATGAGCGCCCACAACATAGCCGGAATGCCAGACATTCCAGTGCTGTATGAGGACAATCATCTGCTCGTGGTCATCAAGCCGCCTGGTATCCCGTCGCAGGAGGATGAGAGCGGCGACCCGGATATGCTGACACTGCTCAAGCAGGACTTGAAGCAGCGCTACAACAAGCCGGGCAACGTATTTCTGGGACTTGTGCATCGGCTTGACCGTCCTGTCGGCGGAGTGATGCTGTTCGCCAAAACATCCAAGGCCGCGTCGCGTCTGTCGGAATCAGTTCGCTCGCGCAGCTTCGACAAAACCTATGCAGCCGTTGTACATGGCCGCCCGCCTCAAGCTTCAGCCCGCTTGAAGCATTATGTGCTCAAGGACAGCCGAACCAACACGGTAGCCTGCACGTTGTCTTCTGTCCCAGGCAGCAAGGAGGCGCTGCTCGACTACGACACGATCGCCGCTACAGAACGCTTGAGCCTGGTTGCGGTCAAGCTGCACACCGGACGGCCCCATCAGATTCGGGTACAGATGGCTGCGATCGGTTGCCCGCTCGTCGGTGATCAGAAGTATGGCTCAAGCAGAGGCGCGGGCGGGCAAGCCTATTCGCGGATCGCGCTCTGGTCGACCTCCATCCGCGTCGATCATCCAGTGACGAAGGAGAGCTTGCTCTTTCGCAGCGCACCAGCACAGACAGAGCCATGGAACGCCTGGCCAGCGGACACGCTGGAGCTGGCCGTCTCCCGGATGCTCGGGCAGGGCAGCCTATGA
- the araA gene encoding L-arabinose isomerase, translating into MLTLNTHEFWFVTGSQHLYGPETLDEVNQHSKEIAETLNQAEAVSFRVIFKPVVTTPEEIFNLIQQANADPSCSGLITWMHTFSPAKMWIAGLSELRKPLLHLHTQYNRDIPWDSIDMDFMNLNQAAHGDREYGFIGTRMNVPRKVVVGYWQNAAVQARVGGWMHTAVAFKESRSLKVARFGDNMRQVAVTEGDKVEAQIKFGWSINGYGIGDLVARVNEVTDAEVKALLDEYTEKYEITSAFRDDAGKWAAISEQARIEAGLESFLVEGGFSAFTTSFEDLHGLKQLPGLAVQRLLEKGYGFGGEGDWKTSALTRMIKIMANNERTSFMEDYTYHLEEGNELILGSHMLEVCPTIAANKPRLEVHPLGIGGKADPARMIFDGIDGSATNASLVEMGGRYRLIISEVQAVKAQHEMPKLPVARILWKPEPSLSESAEAWIYAGGAHHTVLSFVATTEQLRDWAEMTGIECVVIDKNLNMPSFRNELRWNDLYYRLK; encoded by the coding sequence TTGTTAACGTTGAACACGCATGAGTTTTGGTTTGTAACCGGAAGCCAGCATCTATATGGACCAGAGACGCTAGATGAGGTGAATCAGCATTCCAAGGAGATTGCCGAGACTTTGAATCAGGCGGAAGCGGTTTCTTTCCGCGTCATCTTCAAGCCGGTCGTTACGACTCCAGAGGAGATATTCAATCTTATTCAGCAGGCCAATGCAGACCCAAGCTGTTCCGGTCTGATTACATGGATGCATACGTTCTCGCCTGCGAAGATGTGGATTGCAGGTCTGTCAGAGCTGCGCAAGCCGCTGTTGCACCTGCACACCCAATACAATCGCGACATTCCTTGGGATAGCATCGATATGGACTTCATGAACTTGAATCAGGCGGCTCATGGTGACCGTGAATATGGCTTTATCGGCACACGCATGAATGTGCCGCGCAAGGTCGTAGTTGGTTACTGGCAGAATGCAGCGGTTCAAGCGCGTGTTGGCGGCTGGATGCATACGGCTGTAGCCTTCAAGGAGAGCCGCAGCCTGAAGGTAGCTCGATTCGGTGACAATATGCGTCAGGTGGCTGTAACCGAAGGCGATAAGGTGGAAGCACAGATCAAATTCGGCTGGTCCATCAATGGTTATGGCATTGGGGATCTCGTCGCTCGTGTGAACGAGGTGACTGATGCTGAAGTGAAGGCGCTGCTCGACGAGTACACTGAAAAGTACGAGATCACTTCGGCGTTCCGCGATGACGCCGGGAAATGGGCTGCAATCAGCGAGCAGGCGCGAATTGAGGCGGGACTGGAGTCATTCCTGGTAGAAGGCGGCTTTAGCGCATTCACGACCAGCTTTGAGGATCTGCACGGCCTCAAGCAACTGCCTGGCTTGGCTGTACAGCGCTTGTTGGAGAAGGGCTACGGCTTCGGCGGCGAGGGCGACTGGAAGACGTCGGCACTGACCCGGATGATCAAGATCATGGCGAACAATGAAAGAACATCCTTCATGGAGGATTACACCTACCATCTGGAGGAAGGCAATGAGCTGATACTCGGCTCCCACATGCTGGAGGTATGTCCGACCATTGCAGCGAATAAGCCGCGTCTGGAAGTTCATCCGCTGGGTATCGGCGGTAAGGCAGATCCTGCTCGTATGATCTTTGATGGCATCGACGGCTCTGCAACGAATGCTTCGCTTGTGGAGATGGGTGGACGCTACCGTCTCATCATCAGCGAAGTACAAGCGGTCAAGGCACAGCATGAGATGCCGAAGCTTCCAGTTGCTCGTATACTGTGGAAGCCAGAGCCTTCCTTGAGCGAATCGGCAGAAGCATGGATCTATGCTGGCGGTGCGCATCATACCGTTCTGTCCTTCGTGGCAACGACGGAGCAGCTTCGCGACTGGGCAGAGATGACAGGCATCGAGTGTGTCGTTATCGACAAAAACCTGAACATGCCGAGCTTCCGCAACGAGCTGCGTTGGAATGACCTGTACTATCGCCTCAAATAA
- a CDS encoding sensor histidine kinase yields the protein MNLSIRLMMVLMLFSVLLALPGCNPGAPLTNSAIKAAGGVLDLREADLEQRPLKLEGEWVFYPSTLTDKGSVPAGAQSMQVYVPSSWNNYKDASLGYARGMGYGTYALRLLTPPGDYVLSLRVPNISSSYKLWVDGKPMAEGGMVGIDRASSRPDQAQELVSFYNGDGYHEIVVEVSNFYHRRGGIWTDFYVGGSEAMNRFQTIEAVEQMGLFGSLSMIGFYHLGLFVLRRKERFTLYFGLLCLLVSVRIVVVGDVFIMQWLPVAWEAAHKIEYISLTLSALTGYLYVYFLFPADASRRFVISLSAFSAILCLFVLLTPANYYSRLLWLFQAYVFVSGFFSLYALVQSVRRRREGSLFVLTGMSVFVVTVVNDVSFYNEWFGMVDLIPSGLLFFIMMQAFIISSRFSHALRKVEEVSAELKLLNMQLEERIADRTRELLRANAALEQSNRDLERQENSRRRLLTNISHDLRTPITLIQGYLEAMHDGVVQDPLQQKRYVGMMLHKVNGLNHLINDLFELSKLEAGQVNYHFSMVRLEDWAQQLQREYRIDLESRGMTLVFEPMPSATEADEELWLWIDEFRMAQMMSNLIDNAAAHMAAGGTLTIALRYEEDRQQVEVRITDTGSGITEEDLPHIFERFYKNDKSRNSAHGKGSGIGLSIVKEIVLAHQGQIRVESRVGVGSVFTVTLPAEKGRPLE from the coding sequence ATGAACCTATCTATTCGTCTCATGATGGTGCTGATGCTGTTCTCAGTGCTGTTGGCACTGCCAGGCTGCAATCCTGGGGCGCCCCTGACCAACTCAGCGATAAAGGCTGCAGGGGGCGTGCTGGATCTGCGCGAGGCGGACCTGGAGCAGCGTCCGCTCAAATTGGAAGGAGAGTGGGTATTTTATCCTTCTACATTGACAGACAAGGGGAGCGTTCCGGCGGGTGCACAGAGTATGCAGGTCTATGTGCCCAGTTCGTGGAACAACTACAAGGATGCATCGCTTGGGTATGCACGTGGGATGGGCTACGGTACCTATGCACTGCGGCTGCTCACCCCTCCCGGTGACTATGTGCTGTCGCTTCGCGTTCCTAATATCTCCAGCTCGTACAAGCTATGGGTGGATGGCAAGCCGATGGCGGAGGGCGGGATGGTAGGCATAGATCGCGCCTCCAGCCGTCCTGACCAGGCGCAGGAGCTGGTTTCCTTCTATAATGGAGATGGCTATCATGAAATAGTTGTCGAGGTATCGAATTTCTACCATCGCCGCGGCGGCATATGGACGGATTTTTATGTGGGCGGCAGCGAGGCGATGAATCGCTTTCAGACGATCGAAGCGGTGGAGCAGATGGGACTGTTCGGTAGTTTGTCCATGATCGGATTTTACCACCTCGGTTTATTCGTCTTGCGGCGCAAGGAGCGCTTCACGCTCTATTTTGGCCTTCTATGCCTGCTTGTGTCGGTGCGAATTGTCGTTGTAGGCGACGTGTTTATCATGCAGTGGTTGCCTGTCGCGTGGGAGGCGGCACATAAGATCGAATACATCTCGCTTACGCTTTCAGCACTGACTGGCTATTTATATGTCTATTTCCTGTTCCCGGCCGATGCATCACGCAGGTTTGTCATCAGCTTGTCCGCATTTAGCGCGATTCTGTGCCTGTTTGTGCTGCTGACCCCCGCCAATTATTATTCCCGGCTGCTGTGGTTGTTTCAGGCCTATGTATTTGTGTCCGGCTTCTTCTCGCTATATGCGCTGGTACAGAGTGTTCGCCGCAGGCGCGAGGGCAGCTTGTTTGTATTAACTGGCATGTCTGTATTCGTCGTTACCGTAGTCAATGATGTGTCGTTCTATAACGAATGGTTCGGTATGGTCGACCTGATTCCGAGCGGACTGTTGTTCTTCATTATGATGCAGGCCTTTATCATTTCCAGCCGTTTCTCCCATGCGCTGCGCAAGGTGGAGGAGGTATCGGCAGAGCTGAAGCTGCTGAACATGCAACTGGAGGAGCGGATTGCTGACCGTACCCGTGAGCTGCTGCGAGCTAATGCGGCGCTGGAGCAGAGCAATCGCGACCTGGAGCGTCAGGAAAACTCAAGGCGGCGGCTGCTCACCAATATCTCGCATGATCTACGAACGCCGATTACCTTGATCCAGGGCTATCTGGAGGCGATGCATGATGGCGTTGTTCAAGATCCACTGCAGCAGAAGCGGTACGTTGGCATGATGCTGCACAAGGTGAACGGGCTGAATCATCTCATTAATGACCTGTTCGAGCTGTCCAAGCTGGAGGCGGGGCAAGTGAACTACCATTTCAGCATGGTGCGGCTGGAGGATTGGGCGCAGCAGTTGCAACGAGAATACCGGATTGATCTGGAGAGCCGAGGGATGACCCTGGTGTTTGAGCCGATGCCTTCAGCAACTGAAGCGGACGAGGAACTATGGCTTTGGATCGACGAATTCCGTATGGCTCAGATGATGTCCAATCTGATTGATAATGCGGCGGCTCATATGGCAGCCGGAGGGACACTGACGATCGCTTTGCGCTATGAGGAGGACAGACAACAAGTCGAGGTCAGGATTACAGATACAGGAAGCGGGATTACAGAGGAGGATCTGCCCCATATCTTTGAACGTTTCTATAAAAATGATAAATCCCGTAATTCTGCTCACGGAAAAGGCAGTGGAATCGGTCTATCCATCGTCAAGGAGATTGTGCTGGCTCATCAAGGGCAGATTCGAGTGGAAAGCCGTGTCGGCGTAGGAAGTGTATTTACCGTGACGCTGCCCGCAGAGAAGGGACGCCCGCTGGAGTAG
- a CDS encoding ABC transporter substrate-binding protein, giving the protein MKNYVGNHALLLAVSMSLIAGCSGGNTTNTEERSMLKIHSLNEEAFHYGYGMLYSALHPNVDFEVIETQDLLLNADNEDRKAAFQKMIEEEQPDVLFLSLEEYNLFSQQGKLLDLTPFIEQDKYNTDNFVPGMLEYLKEQGGGTLYGLSPSFYSQAVFYNKDLFEKYGVELPTDRMSWDDVMARASRFPTDGTPEERIYGLKSDFSANLFDLATSIGDTHGLSMFNSDTMQTTLDTPAWHNVFSNALDAIRSGTIYVKDENRMPNWDSYEGFLMSDPFVSGRAAMMIEEAYIVDQLKASAEYLKDKVSFDWDLVTVPIDPANPDYTTTTSVDQILAINANSTNSKEAWNFMKYILSDEFARVTSKSYNDAMAISVRTGYFKDDEGRNLDAFYALKPSLAPSRLYNSKLPSGFYDEFRALANSKLEPVVKDNASLETTLKELQQEGQQLLMKAKQEEDGKKSEDGKPDENQPESTDEADQNESEAAAEVAS; this is encoded by the coding sequence ATGAAGAATTATGTAGGAAACCATGCCTTGCTGCTTGCCGTCAGTATGTCACTCATCGCGGGATGCAGCGGAGGCAACACCACAAACACAGAGGAAAGATCGATGCTTAAGATACACTCCCTTAATGAAGAGGCCTTTCACTATGGATACGGGATGCTCTATTCTGCATTACATCCAAATGTGGACTTCGAAGTTATCGAGACGCAGGATCTCTTGCTGAACGCTGACAATGAAGACCGCAAGGCCGCCTTCCAAAAAATGATCGAAGAAGAGCAGCCTGATGTGTTGTTCCTCTCCCTGGAGGAGTATAACCTATTCAGTCAACAGGGCAAGTTGCTTGATCTGACTCCCTTCATCGAGCAGGACAAATATAATACAGATAACTTCGTCCCGGGAATGCTTGAATATCTGAAGGAGCAGGGCGGTGGAACACTGTATGGCCTGAGCCCCAGCTTTTACAGCCAGGCGGTGTTCTACAATAAGGATCTGTTCGAGAAATACGGCGTGGAGCTGCCGACCGATCGTATGAGCTGGGACGATGTGATGGCACGGGCGAGCCGTTTCCCGACTGATGGGACACCTGAGGAACGGATATATGGACTGAAGAGCGACTTCAGCGCTAATTTGTTTGATCTGGCAACATCGATCGGGGATACCCATGGATTGAGCATGTTCAACTCGGATACCATGCAGACTACGCTGGATACTCCGGCTTGGCACAACGTCTTCTCTAATGCATTGGATGCGATCCGCTCTGGAACGATCTATGTCAAGGATGAGAACAGGATGCCTAATTGGGACTCCTATGAGGGATTTCTAATGTCAGATCCGTTCGTCTCAGGACGAGCTGCGATGATGATTGAAGAAGCGTATATTGTCGATCAACTGAAGGCGTCCGCAGAGTATCTGAAGGACAAGGTCAGCTTTGACTGGGATCTCGTGACGGTACCGATTGACCCGGCCAACCCGGATTATACGACAACAACATCCGTTGACCAAATCTTAGCCATCAATGCGAACTCCACTAACTCGAAGGAAGCATGGAACTTTATGAAGTATATTCTTAGCGATGAGTTTGCACGCGTAACATCCAAATCCTATAATGACGCTATGGCAATCAGTGTCCGCACGGGCTACTTCAAGGACGACGAAGGCCGCAACCTGGATGCCTTCTATGCGCTGAAGCCGAGCCTGGCGCCAAGCCGCCTCTACAACTCCAAGCTGCCTTCCGGCTTCTATGATGAGTTTAGAGCCTTAGCCAACAGCAAGCTGGAGCCTGTAGTCAAGGACAATGCGTCGCTGGAGACGACGCTCAAGGAGCTGCAGCAGGAAGGCCAGCAATTGCTGATGAAGGCCAAGCAAGAGGAGGATGGGAAGAAGAGTGAGGATGGGAAACCAGACGAGAACCAACCGGAGAGCACAGATGAGGCTGATCAGAATGAATCGGAAGCAGCCGCAGAGGTCGCATCTTAA
- a CDS encoding CapA family protein — MRAIRAVVALLMLALVVSGCSGLVSQERPSSPIVQDNGDTTGPDNEASPDADKDTPGSDSDSSHASESPTQPRTTEAVWVAAGDVMLHMPQYPGAYDKASKRYVFDPFFEQVAPILSSGDWSIVNLEVPLGGKELEYTGYPMFNAPPEMAEALKNSGVTIVGTANNHSLDRKETGVVRTLEALEAQGLVFKGTARSQAEADQAVIVEKNEIKMGFLAYTYGTNGVRIPADKPYLVSLIDEDQMVEDIKQLKSAGADFITVALHFGIEYQFTPSEEQQRLAHKLIEAGADIIAGSHPHVVQPYELVDAVYEDGTPRQGVILYSMGNFISNQRGDFKDFGVIFRIHVTKHHDSGHIELSQVEPIPTWVHKYKENGSYQYRILPLEQTLSERSQPGLSSQDYKQLESSWKVLDTRLGSMLN; from the coding sequence ATGAGAGCGATAAGAGCTGTTGTTGCTCTGTTGATGCTGGCGCTTGTTGTCAGCGGCTGCTCTGGACTCGTCTCGCAAGAGCGGCCCTCCTCCCCGATCGTACAGGATAACGGAGACACTACAGGACCTGACAACGAGGCATCACCTGACGCTGACAAGGATACACCTGGCTCCGATTCTGACTCGAGCCATGCGAGCGAGTCGCCGACCCAGCCGCGTACAACAGAGGCGGTATGGGTAGCTGCGGGCGATGTGATGCTGCACATGCCTCAATACCCAGGTGCATATGACAAGGCAAGCAAGCGTTATGTATTTGATCCGTTCTTCGAGCAGGTGGCTCCGATTCTTAGCAGCGGCGACTGGTCGATCGTGAATCTGGAGGTGCCGCTCGGCGGCAAGGAGCTGGAATATACCGGTTATCCGATGTTCAATGCCCCGCCAGAGATGGCAGAGGCGCTCAAGAACAGCGGAGTGACGATCGTAGGCACGGCGAACAATCATTCGCTTGATCGCAAGGAGACTGGCGTGGTGCGCACATTGGAGGCGCTGGAGGCACAAGGGCTTGTATTTAAGGGGACTGCGCGTTCTCAGGCTGAAGCCGACCAGGCGGTCATTGTGGAGAAAAATGAAATTAAGATGGGATTTCTCGCCTACACCTATGGCACCAACGGGGTGCGTATACCGGCTGATAAGCCCTACCTTGTCTCGCTCATTGATGAGGATCAGATGGTCGAGGACATCAAGCAGTTAAAGAGCGCAGGAGCGGATTTCATTACCGTTGCTCTGCACTTTGGCATCGAATATCAGTTCACGCCAAGTGAGGAGCAGCAGCGTCTGGCTCACAAGCTGATTGAGGCCGGAGCGGACATCATTGCCGGCTCGCATCCTCATGTCGTCCAGCCTTACGAGCTGGTAGATGCCGTCTATGAGGACGGAACACCAAGGCAAGGCGTCATTCTCTATTCCATGGGCAATTTTATCTCGAATCAGCGTGGAGACTTCAAGGATTTCGGCGTTATCTTCCGTATTCACGTCACCAAGCATCACGACAGTGGCCACATCGAGCTGTCACAGGTAGAGCCGATCCCGACCTGGGTGCATAAATATAAGGAGAACGGCTCTTATCAATACCGTATTCTGCCGCTGGAGCAGACGTTGTCTGAACGCAGCCAGCCTGGGCTCAGCTCGCAGGATTACAAGCAACTGGAGAGCTCCTGGAAGGTGCTTGACACCCGGCTGGGCTCTATGCTTAACTGA